One stretch of Ammospiza nelsoni isolate bAmmNel1 chromosome 21, bAmmNel1.pri, whole genome shotgun sequence DNA includes these proteins:
- the TLCD1 gene encoding TLC domain-containing protein 1 has translation MGPGWRAASAALVGGSVAIFAALRRLALAVPQPAAVRSRPGRVWRWRNLLVSFAHSVLAGLWALFSLWHSPELLSDIQDGYSVSGHLLVCFSSGYFIHDTLDIIFNHQSRSSWEYLVHHAMAISAFVSLIITGRFLVAAVLLLLVEVSNIFLTVRMLLKMSNVPSPALYEANKYINLVVYFAFRLAPQAYLTCYFLRHVELQGQGAFLTANLLLLDAMILMYFSRLLRSDFFPSLRKGSAGRDVDGEKFLID, from the exons ATGGGCCCGGGCTGGCGGGCGGCCTCGGCGGCGCTGGTGGGCGGCAGCGTGGCGATCTTCGCGGCTCTGCGCCGCCTGGCCCTGGCCGTGCCACAGCCCGCCGCCGTAAGGAGCCGTCCCGGCCGCGTCTGGCGCTGGAGGAATCTCCTCGTCTCTTTCGCACACTCCGTGCTGGCGGGGCTATGGGCCCTCTTCAG CCTCTGGCACTCTCCGGAGCTGCTCTCCGACATCCAGGACGGCTACAGCGTCTCAGGGCACCTGCTGGTCTGCTTTTCCTCAG GCTATTTCATCCACGACACCCTTGACATCATCTTCAACCATCAGTCCCGCTCCTCTTGGGAGTACCTGGTGCACCATGCCATG GCCATCTCTGCCTTCGTCTCGCTCATCATCACAGGCCGCTTCCTGGTGGCagcggtgctgctgctgctggtggaggtGAGCAACATCTTCCTGACGGTGCGCATGCTGCTGAAGATGAGCAACGTGCCTTCCCCGGCGCTCTACGAGGCCAACAAATACATCAACCTGGTGGTGTACTTCGCCTTCCGCCTGGCGCCCCAGGCTTACCTCACCTGCTACTTCCTCCGCCACgtggagctgcagggccagggtgCCTTCCTCACTGCCAACCTCCTGCTGCTCGATGCCATGATCCTCATGTATTTCTCCCGCCTCCTCCGCTccgattttttcccctccctgcgCAAGGGCTCCGCGGGGAGAGACGTAGACGGTGAGAAGTTTCTGATAGACTGA
- the NEK8 gene encoding serine/threonine-protein kinase Nek8, which produces MEKYERIRVVGRGAFGIVHLCLRKADQKLVILKQIPVEQMSKDERLAAQNECQVLKLLSHPNVIEYYENFLEDKALMIAMEYAPGGTLAEFIHKRCNSLLDEDTILHFFVQILLALHHVHTKQILHRDLKTQNILLDKHRMIVKIGDFGISKILSSKSKAYTVVGTPCYISPELCEGKPYNQKSDIWALGCVLYELASLKRAFEAANLPALVLKIMSGTFAPISDRYSPDLRQLILSMLNLDPSKRPQLNEIMAQAICIRPLLNLYTDVGSVKMRRPEKPLAPVPTVTHSRTEGRASSARQRGARCGSGRTGIPPPLSSIYTWGSGITTPLRLPMLNTEVVQVSAGRTQKAGVTKSGRLILWEAPPMGSAGGPSLPGATEQLQPQFVSRFLEGQSGVTIKHVSCGDLFTACLTDRGIIMTFGSGSNGCLGHGNFTDVSQPKIVEALLGYEMVQVACGASHVLAVSNEREVFAWGRGDNGRLGLGTLECHNCPQQVTVPPEHEAQRVICGIDSSMVLTVKNRILACGSNRCNKLGLDRISSAEEPSPEDQVEEATVFACAQSAPLNQEPIVCADIGTAHSAAVTASGHCYAFGSNQHGQLGTNSCRNSRVPHLVVGLETMKVTVVACGDAFTVAIGADGEVCTWGKGARGRLGRKDEETGVPRPVQLEETHPYLVTSVACCHGNTLLAVKPVVEESPSQ; this is translated from the exons ATGGAGAAATACGAGCGGATCCGGGTGGTGGGGCGAGGGGCCTTCGG CATCGTGCACCTGTGCCTGCGCAAGGCCGACCAGAAGCTGGTGATCCTGAAGCAGATCCCGGTGGAGCAGATGAGCAAGGATGAGCGGCTGGCAGCGCAGAACGAGTGCCAGGTCCTCAAGCTGCTCAGCCACCCCAATGTCATCGAGTACTACGAGAACTTCCTGGAGGACAAGGCGCTCATGATCGCCATGGAATACGCCCCAG GGGGCACTCTGGCAGAGTTCATCCACAAGCGCTGCAATTCCTTGCTGGATGAGGACACCATCCTGCACTTCTTCGTGCAGatcctcctggccctgcaccaCGTGCACACCAAGCAGATCCTGCACCGTGACCTGAAGACCCAGAACATCCTCCTGGACAAGCACCGCATGATCGTCAAGATCGGAGACTTTGGCATCTCCAAAATCTTGAGCAGCAAGAGCAAAGCCTACACA GTGGTGGGAACTCCGTGCTACAtctccccagagctctgtgaaGGGAAGCCTTACAACCAGAAGAGTGACATCTGggccctgggctgtgtgctCTACGAGCTCGCCAGCCTCAAGAGGGCTTTCGAAGCTGCG AACCTTCCTGCCTTAGTGCTGAAGATCATGAGTGGGACGTTTGCCCCGATCTCAGATCGGTACAGCCCCGACCTGCGGCAGCTCATCCTCAGCATGCTCAACCTGGATCCTTCCAAACGGCCCCAGCTGAACGAGATCATGGCCCAGGCCATCTGCATCCGGCCCCTCCTCAACCTCTACACAGACGTGGGCAGCGTCAAAATGAGGAG GCCTGAAAAACCCTTGGCTCCGGTGCCCACAGTGACCCACAGCCGGACAGAGGGACGGGCAAGCAGTGCCAGGCAGAGGG GTGCCCGATGTGGTTCAGGCAGGACAGGAATCCCCCCTCCCCTGTCCTCCATCTACACGTGGGGCAGTGGCATCACCACCCCCCTGCGCCTGCCCATGCTGAACACTGAGGTGGTGCAGgtctctgctggcaggacacagaAGGCTGGGGTCACCAAATCTGGGAGGCTCATCCTCTGGGAG GCTCCTCCCATGGGTTCTGCTGGGGGTCCTTCTCTCCCAGGAGccactgagcagctccagcctcagtTTGTGTCCCGCTTTCTGGAGGGCCAGTCAGGAGTGACCATCAAACACGTGTCCTGTGGTGATCTTTTCACAGCCTGCCTCACAG acaGGGGGATAATCATGACCTTCGGCAGCGGCAGCAATGGCTGTTTGGGGCATGGAAACTTCACGGATGTGAGCCAG CCCAAGATTGTGGAGGCCCTGCTGGGCTACGAGATGGTGCAGGTGGCCTGTGGTGCATCTCACGTCCTGGCGGTCTCCAACGAACGGGAAGTGTttgcctggggcaggggggataaCG GTCGGCTTGGGCTGGGCACCCTGGAGTGCCACAACTGCCCCCAGCAGGTCACAGTCCCTCCGGAGCACGAGGCTCAGAGGGTCATCTGTGGCATCGATTCCTCCATGGTGCTCACAGTGAAGAACCGGATTCTTGCTTGTGGGAGCAACAG GTGTAACAAGCTGGGCCTGGACCGGATCAGCTCAGCAGAGGAGCCTTCCCCAGAGGACCAGGTGGAGGAGGCCACTGTGTTTGCGTGTGCCCAGTCAGCCCCCTTGAACCAAGAGCCCATTGTGTGTGCTGACATTGGTACTGCAcattcagctgctgtcacag CCTCTGGCCACTGTTATGCCTTTGGCAGCAACCAGCACGGGCAGCTGGGCACCAACTCCTGCCGCAACAGCCGCGTGCCCCACCTGGTTGTGGGGCTGGAGACCATGAAGGTCACCGTGGTGGCTTGTGGAGATGCCTTCACTGTGGCCATTGGAGCAG ATGGTGAGGTGTGCACATGGGGGAAAGGAGCCAGGGGACGCCTGGGCAGGAAGGATGAGGAGACAGGAGTGCCAAGGCcagtgcagctggaggagacacatCCATACCTGGTGACCTCTGTTGCCTGCTGCCACGGGAACACACTGCTGGCAGTAAAGC CTGTCGTGGAGGAGTCGCCTTCCCAGTGA
- the TRAF4 gene encoding TNF receptor-associated factor 4, whose amino-acid sequence MPGYDYKLLERPRRRVLCPLCGKPMREPVRVSTCGHRFCDTCLQEFLSEGVFKCPEDQLPLDYAKIYPDPELEAQVLSLAIRCIHSEEGCRWSGLIKHLQAHLGTCGFNVIPCPNRCSAKLSRRDLPEHVQHGCPKRRVKCEFCASDFTGEAFEGHQGTCPQESVYCENKCGARMMRRLLSQHALAECPKRTQPCTYCSKEFVFDTIQNHQYQCPRYPVPCPNQCGTPSIAREDVPTHLKESCNTAMLLCPFKEAGCKHRCPKLAMGRHLEESTKTHLGMVCALVSRQRQEILELRRDVEELSVSSDGILIWKIADYARKLQEAKARSNYEFFSPPFYTHKYGYKLQVSAFLNGNGSGESSHLSVYIRVLPGEYDNLLEWPFSYRVTFSLLDQSDPSLSKPQHITETFHPDPNWKNFQKPGASRSSLDESTLGFGYPKFISHEDIRKRNYVRDNAIFIKASVEIPQKILA is encoded by the exons ATGCCGGGCTACGACTACAAGCTGCTGGAGCGGCCGCGGCGCCGGGTGCTGTGCCCGCTCTGCGGGAAGCCCATGCGGGAGCCCGTGCGCGTCTCCACCTGCGGCCACCGCTTCTGCGACACCTGCCTGCAGGAGTTCCTCAG CGAAGGCGTCTTCAAGTGTCCGGAGGATCAGCTGCCCCTGGACTACGCCAAg atCTACCCCGACCCCGAGCTGGAGGCGCAGGTGCTGAGCCTGGCCATCCGCTGCATCCACAGCGAGGAGGGCTGCCGCTGGAGCGGGCTCATCAAGCACCTCCAG gccCATCTTGGCACCTGTGGCTTCAACGTGATCCCGTGCCCCAACCGGTGCAGCGCCAAGCTGAGCCGCCGGGACCTCCCCGAGCACGTCCAGCACGGCTGCCCCAAGCGCAGGGTCAAGTGCGAGTTCTGCGCCAGCGACTTCACTGGGGAGGCCTTCGAG ggccaccagggcacgTGTCCCCAGGAGAGTGTGTACTGTGAGAACAAGTGTGGGGCCCGCATGATGCGGCGCCTGCTGTCCCAGCACGCCCTGGCCGAGTGCCCCAAGcgcacccagccctgcacctACTGCTCCAAGGAGTTCGTCTTTGACACCATCCAG AACCACCAGTACCAGTGTCCCCGGTACCCCGTGCCGTGCCCCAACCAGTGTGGGACACCCAGCATTGCCCGGGAGGACGTGCCCACCCACCTCAAGGAGAGCTGCAACACTGCCATGCTGCTGTGCCCCTTCAAGGAAGCTGGCTGCAAGCACAGG tgccccaAGCTGGCCATGGGCCGGCACCTGGAGGAGAGCACCAAGACCCACCTGGGCATGGTGTGTGCCCTGGTGAGCCGGCAGCGGCAGGAGATCCTGGAGCTGCGCCGGGACGTGGAGGAGCTGTCGGTGAGCAGCGACGGGATCCTCATCTGGAAAATCGCCGACTACGCCCGCAAGCTGCAGGAGGCCAAGGCCCGCAGCAACTACGAGTTCTTCAGCCCCCCGTTCTACACCCACAAGTACGGCTACAAGCTCCAGGTGTCGGCGTTCCTCAACGGCAACGGCAGCGGCGAGAGCAGCCACCTGTCCGTGTACATCCGCGTGCTGCCGGGCGAGTACGACAACCTGCTCGAGTGGCCCTTCTCCTACCGCGTCACCTTCTCCCTGCTGGACCAGAGCGACCCCTCGCTCTCCAAGCCCCAGCACATCACCGAGACCTTCCACCCCGACCCCAACTGGAAGAACTTCCAGAAGCCGGGGGCCTCGCGCAGCTCCCTGGACGAGAGCACCCTGGGCTTCGGCTACCCCAAGTTCATCTCGCACGAGGACATCAGGAAACGGAACTACGTGCGCGACAACGCCATCTTCATCAAAGCCTCCGTGGAGATCCCCCAGAAGATCCTGGCCTGA
- the FAM222B gene encoding protein FAM222B isoform X1, whose product MLACLPGPGDLSFQLLSYTQMNTGLQKWDTTQKMRSAQYPTPAELDAYAKKVANNPLTIKIFPNSVKVPQRKHIRRTVNGLDTSGQRYSPYPSQATTKTGLLAIVKSPAKGIIKDFDGTRARLLPEAMMNPPSTPYVAPSTLSHPQALARQQALQHAQTLPHPQSIPQHPQGIPQAPSLPHPQGIPQALPHPQNLQQQPQGLQHPQPMAHQSLQHAPNPLLQPGLHGGRKMPDADAPPNVTVSTSTIPLSMAATLQQNQAPDLSSIVHQINQFCQARAGISTTSVCEGQIANPSPISRNLLINASTRVSTHNVPTPMPSCVVNPVDHAAAAIPPASVNVPMVNINRVPPAYQNEIKSVAWNQHQLAHLQQMCGDAAGPAGLAGKHPQREIAGQSFPGKTSNYPQELCMGQSFSLKPPIEKPTPSPPVNGLQGPLPYTNGHYFQPLWNNILPTPNSDSSGSQDLTMPFHGGQPAGATLDCAGGTHYRAGAGPSSQNNVMQTMDYLSGDFQQSCFRDQSMAVLGKVHRPPMNRAPEPTDSRNLHIQHPGYR is encoded by the exons ATGCTGGCCTGTCTGCCAGGACCAGGCGACCTCTCCTTTCAGCTTCTTTCTTACACGCAGATGAACACTGGACTTCAGAAAT GGGACACTACACAGAAAATGAGATCTGCACAGTATCCTACCCCAGCAGAATTGGATGCTTATGCTAAGAAGGTCGCCAACAATCCCCTGACTATAAAAATCTTCCCGAACAGCGTCAAGGTTCCCCAGAGGAAACACATACGCCGTACTGTGAACGGACTCGATACTTCGGGCCAGAGGTACAGCCCCTACCCATCTCAGGCCACCACCAAAACCGGCCTGCTGGCCATAGTCAAATCCCCAGCGAAGGGAATCATCAAGGACTTTGACGGGACGCGCGCGCGCCTGCTGCCGGAGGCGATGATGAACCCCCCCTCCACGCCCTACGTTGCACCAAGCACTTTATCCCACCCGCAGGCGCTCGCTCGCCAGCAGGCTCTCCAGCATGCACAGACTTTGCCGCACCCCCAGAGCATCCCGCAGCACCCTCAGGGTATTCCACAGGCACCCAGCTTACCGCACCCTCAGGGGATCCCGCAGGCGCTGCCGCACCCGCagaacctgcagcagcagccgcagggCTTGCAGCACCCTCAGCCCATGGCAcaccagagcctgcagcacGCCCCCAACCCGCTGCTGCAGCCGGGTTTGCACGGAGGCAGAAAGATGCCGGACGCAGACGCGCCGCCGAATGTGACCGTGTCTACCTCAACCATTCCCCTCTCTATGGCTGCCACCCTGCAGCAGAACCAGGCACCGGACCTGAGCAGCATTGTGCACCAGATTAACCAGTTCTGCCAGGCCAGAGCTGGCATTAGCACTACCTCAGTGTGTGAGGGACAGATCGCAAACCCCAGCCCTATAAGTCGCAACCTGCTTATCAATGCAAGTACCAGGGTATCTACTCACAATGTCCCTACACCCATGCCTTCCTGTGTAGTAAACCCTGTCgaccatgctgctgctgctattcCTCCTGCCTCTGTTAATGTGCCCATGGTCAATATTAACAGGGTGCCACCCGCCTACCAGAACGAAATCAAATCGGTTGCGTGGAACCAGCACCAGCTTGCACATCTGCAGCAAATgtgtggggatgctgctgggccTGCTGGACTCGCAGGGAAGCACCCTCAGAGAGAGATTGCAGGGCAGAGTTTCCCTGGCAAAACCTCCAACTACCCTCAAGAACTGTGCATGGGCCAGTCCTTCAGCTTGAAGCCCCCCATCGAGAAGCCTACGCCTTCTCCTCCTGTGAACGGGTTGCAGGGACCTTTGCCATATACCAATGGGCACtatttccagcccctctggaatAACATTCTGCCCACGCCCAACAGTGACAGCTCTGGGTCCCAGGACCTCACCATGCCTTTCCATGGGGGACAGCCAGCGGGAGCGACGCTGGATTGTGCAGGAGGAACTCAttacagagctggagctggcccATCCAGCCAGAATAATGTGATGCAGACCATGGATTACCTAAGTGGGGACTTCCAGCAGTCCTGCTTCCGAGACCAGAGCATGGCCGTGCTGGGAAAAGTCCATCGGCCTCCCATGAACCGAGCACCTGAACCAACCGATAGTCGAAATCTTCATATTCAACACCCAGGGTATAGATAG
- the FAM222B gene encoding protein FAM222B isoform X2: MRSAQYPTPAELDAYAKKVANNPLTIKIFPNSVKVPQRKHIRRTVNGLDTSGQRYSPYPSQATTKTGLLAIVKSPAKGIIKDFDGTRARLLPEAMMNPPSTPYVAPSTLSHPQALARQQALQHAQTLPHPQSIPQHPQGIPQAPSLPHPQGIPQALPHPQNLQQQPQGLQHPQPMAHQSLQHAPNPLLQPGLHGGRKMPDADAPPNVTVSTSTIPLSMAATLQQNQAPDLSSIVHQINQFCQARAGISTTSVCEGQIANPSPISRNLLINASTRVSTHNVPTPMPSCVVNPVDHAAAAIPPASVNVPMVNINRVPPAYQNEIKSVAWNQHQLAHLQQMCGDAAGPAGLAGKHPQREIAGQSFPGKTSNYPQELCMGQSFSLKPPIEKPTPSPPVNGLQGPLPYTNGHYFQPLWNNILPTPNSDSSGSQDLTMPFHGGQPAGATLDCAGGTHYRAGAGPSSQNNVMQTMDYLSGDFQQSCFRDQSMAVLGKVHRPPMNRAPEPTDSRNLHIQHPGYR, from the coding sequence ATGAGATCTGCACAGTATCCTACCCCAGCAGAATTGGATGCTTATGCTAAGAAGGTCGCCAACAATCCCCTGACTATAAAAATCTTCCCGAACAGCGTCAAGGTTCCCCAGAGGAAACACATACGCCGTACTGTGAACGGACTCGATACTTCGGGCCAGAGGTACAGCCCCTACCCATCTCAGGCCACCACCAAAACCGGCCTGCTGGCCATAGTCAAATCCCCAGCGAAGGGAATCATCAAGGACTTTGACGGGACGCGCGCGCGCCTGCTGCCGGAGGCGATGATGAACCCCCCCTCCACGCCCTACGTTGCACCAAGCACTTTATCCCACCCGCAGGCGCTCGCTCGCCAGCAGGCTCTCCAGCATGCACAGACTTTGCCGCACCCCCAGAGCATCCCGCAGCACCCTCAGGGTATTCCACAGGCACCCAGCTTACCGCACCCTCAGGGGATCCCGCAGGCGCTGCCGCACCCGCagaacctgcagcagcagccgcagggCTTGCAGCACCCTCAGCCCATGGCAcaccagagcctgcagcacGCCCCCAACCCGCTGCTGCAGCCGGGTTTGCACGGAGGCAGAAAGATGCCGGACGCAGACGCGCCGCCGAATGTGACCGTGTCTACCTCAACCATTCCCCTCTCTATGGCTGCCACCCTGCAGCAGAACCAGGCACCGGACCTGAGCAGCATTGTGCACCAGATTAACCAGTTCTGCCAGGCCAGAGCTGGCATTAGCACTACCTCAGTGTGTGAGGGACAGATCGCAAACCCCAGCCCTATAAGTCGCAACCTGCTTATCAATGCAAGTACCAGGGTATCTACTCACAATGTCCCTACACCCATGCCTTCCTGTGTAGTAAACCCTGTCgaccatgctgctgctgctattcCTCCTGCCTCTGTTAATGTGCCCATGGTCAATATTAACAGGGTGCCACCCGCCTACCAGAACGAAATCAAATCGGTTGCGTGGAACCAGCACCAGCTTGCACATCTGCAGCAAATgtgtggggatgctgctgggccTGCTGGACTCGCAGGGAAGCACCCTCAGAGAGAGATTGCAGGGCAGAGTTTCCCTGGCAAAACCTCCAACTACCCTCAAGAACTGTGCATGGGCCAGTCCTTCAGCTTGAAGCCCCCCATCGAGAAGCCTACGCCTTCTCCTCCTGTGAACGGGTTGCAGGGACCTTTGCCATATACCAATGGGCACtatttccagcccctctggaatAACATTCTGCCCACGCCCAACAGTGACAGCTCTGGGTCCCAGGACCTCACCATGCCTTTCCATGGGGGACAGCCAGCGGGAGCGACGCTGGATTGTGCAGGAGGAACTCAttacagagctggagctggcccATCCAGCCAGAATAATGTGATGCAGACCATGGATTACCTAAGTGGGGACTTCCAGCAGTCCTGCTTCCGAGACCAGAGCATGGCCGTGCTGGGAAAAGTCCATCGGCCTCCCATGAACCGAGCACCTGAACCAACCGATAGTCGAAATCTTCATATTCAACACCCAGGGTATAGATAG